One genomic region from Augochlora pura isolate Apur16 chromosome 7, APUR_v2.2.1, whole genome shotgun sequence encodes:
- the Simj gene encoding transcriptional repressor p66-beta simjang isoform X5 produces the protein MEAMDLDGDAVVDLSVSSSGRRNSPSIAVNSDVGVPLDLGLHFSSNPNLDNSMPEARNIQNAARGILAPKSADDRKTRRNLRPRIEISYAETPDERRINGYVNGNADSDEGDMPPLPPIKELSSDELAERERTLRKLREELRSEEMKLVLLKKLRQSQQLKENIAAVPKVPSKLPPPVTVQQAPLSHRTGKAPPPLLRGQPAPSRSSIHVPPPGMLLPPTAARSSTSSTGIPPNMIIPQPPHPRSRPPSATPNVSNYHAPADRTERSTKDPTPTPAHQVSKERQPRDDNQTPAQRQAAAKLALRKQLEKTLLQIPPPKPPPPEMHFVPNPSNTEFIYLVGLEHVVDFITKEPAIPPPPEPFECTQCKTDFTPVWKWEKPITGGKKEGPRGQHATFQRPPAGRDPRVICEHCVTTNVKKALKAEHTNRLKTAFVKALQQEQEIEQRLAQAACPSPDPPAPKPVPKAATPTRRVATPPAPPPQVPPAPTLAPTPPAPKLQEHPLVKLAESGKFSPHHAAAAAALQQQLLRELAKNPVPGLPPHQPLPAHMMPPFTSILYPYQLAMAQASGKGLAELQRQAADLQRQYLLDMIPSQASQAQGNQAPPRAHPHNWKT, from the exons ATGGAAGCCATGGATTTGGACGGGGATGCAGTGGTGGACCTGAGTGTTAG TAGCAGTGGCAGAAGGAATTCTCCATCGATTGCTGTTAACTCTGATGTAGGAGTTCCATTAGATTTAGgtcttcatttttcttcgaaccCTAATCTGGATAACAGTATGCCGGAAGCACGTAATATCCAAAATGCAGCGAGGGGAATTCTGGCTCCGAAGTCTGCAGATGATAGAAAAACCCGCCGTAACCTTAGACCTAGAATTGAAATAAGTTATGCAGAGACACCGGATGAACGTAGAATAAATGGTTATGTGAATGGAAATGCAGATAGTGATGAAG GTGATATGCCTCCTCTGCCTCCAATTAAAGAACTGTCATCAGATGAGCTAGCTGAACGTGAAAGAACACTTAGGAAATTAAGGGAGGAACTTAGATCTGAGGAAATGAAGTTGGTGTTACTGAAAAAATTACGGCAATCACAGCAACTGAAAGAAAACATCGCTGCCGTACCAAAAGTACCCAGCAAGTTACCACCACCAGTTACAGTACAACAAGCTCCCCTTAG TCATAGAACTGGGAAGGCACCACCACCTCTACTTAGGGGACAACCTGCACCAAGCAGGAGTAGTATACATGTTCCTCCTCCTGGAATGTTATTACCGCCTACAGCAGCCCGAAGTTCTACTTCCAGTACTGGAATACCACCAAACATGATTATACCACAACCACCACACCCTAGAAGCAGGCCACCTAGTGCAACACCAAATGTATCGAATTATCATGCACCAGCAGACCGAACTGAGAGATCCACAAAAGATCCAACCCCCACTCCGGCACATCAAGTAAGTAAG GAAAGACAGCCAAGGGATGATAATCAGACGCCTGCGCAACGTCAAGCGGCTGCTAAACTGGCTTTGAGAAAGCAACTTGAGAAGACGTTGTTACAAATACCGCCTCCGAAACCACCTCCACCGGAGATGCATTTTGTACCTAACCCCTCGAATACAGAGTTCATTTATCTGGTTGGTTTGGAACATGTAGTCGATTTTATTACTAAGGAGCCTGCTATTCCACCACCACCAGAACCATTCGAGTGTACGCAATGCAAAACGGATTTTACACCTGTATGGAAATGGGAAAAACCGATCACTGGTGGTAAGAAGGAAGGTCCAAGAGGACAACATGCAACTTTCCAGAGACCTCCGGCAGGTCGTGATCCTAGAGTTATATGCGAACATTGTGTAACGACCAATGTTAAGAAAGCTCTGAAAGCTGAGCATACTAATCG GTTAAAGACAGCGTTTGTAAAAGCACTGCAACAGGAACAGGAGATAGAACAAAGGTTGGCACAGGCAGCGTGTCCAAGTCCAGATCCACCAGCTCCTAAACCAGTTCCTAAAGCAGCTACTCCCACAAGAAGAGTAGCAACGCCACCAGCCCCTCCGCCACAGGTACCTCCAGCACCTACGTTGGCACCAACTCCTCCGGCACCCAAACTGCAAGAGCATCCCCTGGTTAAATTGGCTGAAAGTGGGAAATTCAGTCCGCACCACGcggctgctgccgctgctttGCAGCAACAGTTGCTTAGag AGTTAGCAAAGAATCCTGTACCAGGTCTGCCACCTCATCAACCTCTTCCTGCTCACATGATGCCACCATTTACCTCGATATTGTACCCTTATCAGCTGGCAATGGCGCAGGCCAGTGGCAAGGGTCTCGCAGAGTTACAACGACAAGCGGCAGATCTGCAACGTCAATACTTGCTCGATATGATTCCGTCGCAAGCGTCTCAAGCACAAGGCAATCAGGCCCCGCCACGGGCCCATCCACACAATTGGAAGACGTAA
- the Simj gene encoding transcriptional repressor p66-beta simjang isoform X3 yields the protein MEAMDLDGDAVVDLSVSSSGRRNSPSIAVNSDVGVPLDLGLHFSSNPNLDNSMPEARNIQNAARGILAPKSADDRKTRRNLRPRIEISYAETPDERRINGYVNGNADSDEGDMPPLPPIKELSSDELAERERTLRKLREELRSEEMKLVLLKKLRQSQQLKENIAAVPKVPSKLPPPVTVQQAPLSHRTGKAPPPLLRGQPAPSRSSIHVPPPGMLLPPTAARSSTSSTGIPPNMIIPQPPHPRSRPPSATPNVSNYHAPADRTERSTKDPTPTPAHQVSKLLVGSQENKTTASLSTPVISEQERQPRDDNQTPAQRQAAAKLALRKQLEKTLLQIPPPKPPPPEMHFVPNPSNTEFIYLVGLEHVVDFITKEPAIPPPPEPFECTQCKTDFTPVWKWEKPITGGKKEGPRGQHATFQRPPAGRDPRVICEHCVTTNVKKALKAEHTNRLKTAFVKALQQEQEIEQRLAQAACPSPDPPAPKPVPKAATPTRRVATPPAPPPQVPPAPTLAPTPPAPKLQEHPLVKLAESGKFSPHHAAAAAALQQQLLRELAKNPVPGLPPHQPLPAHMMPPFTSILYPYQLAMAQASGKGLAELQRQAADLQRQYLLDMIPSQASQAQGNQAPPRAHPHNWKT from the exons ATGGAAGCCATGGATTTGGACGGGGATGCAGTGGTGGACCTGAGTGTTAG TAGCAGTGGCAGAAGGAATTCTCCATCGATTGCTGTTAACTCTGATGTAGGAGTTCCATTAGATTTAGgtcttcatttttcttcgaaccCTAATCTGGATAACAGTATGCCGGAAGCACGTAATATCCAAAATGCAGCGAGGGGAATTCTGGCTCCGAAGTCTGCAGATGATAGAAAAACCCGCCGTAACCTTAGACCTAGAATTGAAATAAGTTATGCAGAGACACCGGATGAACGTAGAATAAATGGTTATGTGAATGGAAATGCAGATAGTGATGAAG GTGATATGCCTCCTCTGCCTCCAATTAAAGAACTGTCATCAGATGAGCTAGCTGAACGTGAAAGAACACTTAGGAAATTAAGGGAGGAACTTAGATCTGAGGAAATGAAGTTGGTGTTACTGAAAAAATTACGGCAATCACAGCAACTGAAAGAAAACATCGCTGCCGTACCAAAAGTACCCAGCAAGTTACCACCACCAGTTACAGTACAACAAGCTCCCCTTAG TCATAGAACTGGGAAGGCACCACCACCTCTACTTAGGGGACAACCTGCACCAAGCAGGAGTAGTATACATGTTCCTCCTCCTGGAATGTTATTACCGCCTACAGCAGCCCGAAGTTCTACTTCCAGTACTGGAATACCACCAAACATGATTATACCACAACCACCACACCCTAGAAGCAGGCCACCTAGTGCAACACCAAATGTATCGAATTATCATGCACCAGCAGACCGAACTGAGAGATCCACAAAAGATCCAACCCCCACTCCGGCACATCAAGTAAGTAAG CTGCTTGTTGGAtctcaagaaaataaaaccacCGCATCCTTAAGCACACCTGTGATTTCAGAACAG GAAAGACAGCCAAGGGATGATAATCAGACGCCTGCGCAACGTCAAGCGGCTGCTAAACTGGCTTTGAGAAAGCAACTTGAGAAGACGTTGTTACAAATACCGCCTCCGAAACCACCTCCACCGGAGATGCATTTTGTACCTAACCCCTCGAATACAGAGTTCATTTATCTGGTTGGTTTGGAACATGTAGTCGATTTTATTACTAAGGAGCCTGCTATTCCACCACCACCAGAACCATTCGAGTGTACGCAATGCAAAACGGATTTTACACCTGTATGGAAATGGGAAAAACCGATCACTGGTGGTAAGAAGGAAGGTCCAAGAGGACAACATGCAACTTTCCAGAGACCTCCGGCAGGTCGTGATCCTAGAGTTATATGCGAACATTGTGTAACGACCAATGTTAAGAAAGCTCTGAAAGCTGAGCATACTAATCG GTTAAAGACAGCGTTTGTAAAAGCACTGCAACAGGAACAGGAGATAGAACAAAGGTTGGCACAGGCAGCGTGTCCAAGTCCAGATCCACCAGCTCCTAAACCAGTTCCTAAAGCAGCTACTCCCACAAGAAGAGTAGCAACGCCACCAGCCCCTCCGCCACAGGTACCTCCAGCACCTACGTTGGCACCAACTCCTCCGGCACCCAAACTGCAAGAGCATCCCCTGGTTAAATTGGCTGAAAGTGGGAAATTCAGTCCGCACCACGcggctgctgccgctgctttGCAGCAACAGTTGCTTAGag AGTTAGCAAAGAATCCTGTACCAGGTCTGCCACCTCATCAACCTCTTCCTGCTCACATGATGCCACCATTTACCTCGATATTGTACCCTTATCAGCTGGCAATGGCGCAGGCCAGTGGCAAGGGTCTCGCAGAGTTACAACGACAAGCGGCAGATCTGCAACGTCAATACTTGCTCGATATGATTCCGTCGCAAGCGTCTCAAGCACAAGGCAATCAGGCCCCGCCACGGGCCCATCCACACAATTGGAAGACGTAA